The DNA segment GAAGTGAGATGGTGCAATAACAGCCTTCAAGAAGGCATCAGTCACATCCACATGCACAGCAGTGGTGAGGGACCCCACATGGCTGCCAGGGTGTTGTCCCCTGCCAGGACTATCAGTGATGGgagctggagagggaaggaaatagaTAGTTCTTGATGCCCTTGGCCACGCTGACTTCCTCTGGAGAGAGGCTACGAGCAGCTGGCAGGACCCTGAAGTGCAGCCCCACGCCCACCCTCACCAGCAGCAACCCACAAGGGCCAAAGAAGGGCTTTGCCCACGGCAGACCctgctgtggggatggggagtggggagggCAGCTGTCCACACTGCCCCCAAGCCAGGGACTGGGTCGATGTGGGCAGGAGAGTTTGCAAGTCCCAAATCCTGCCCATTCTTGTTTGCTAGCCTGGCCGTGGCCCGTGTGATGTGCTTAGGAGGGGCtggaagcagagcagcagcaggcagagatgtCCCTgccagagctctgcctggggcttGCTCCTCTGGTATTTCTGCTCAGGTGCCCAGGCGAACCCCGCTGGCACATCcatgctgcccaggggcacagccgcGGGATGCCGAGCCAGGGGAACCTTCCCGACTGGCTGTGGGGAACTGGGGCTTGGGGAAGGCATGCGAGGCAAGAGCTCAAGCTGCTCGGACAGCCCCTCAGGTGGCATTTTGGAGCCTCGATATTTCATCCTGTGATAGGACCTGGCGTGTGCCGGGAAGTCAGTGGCATCGATCTCAGACAGTAAATCGATGGGTCCTTCCAGCCTGGGGGAGTGTGACCAGCCAGCCCATGCTCCCTGGCATTTTCGTGACATTTACCGAGCTGCGTGTCTGGGGACAGATTGATCACCACTGCTCCGAAGGCAGCTCCCCCTCTGCAatggccccagccccagctcggCCTCAGCATCCCAGAGATACGGGAGGCTGCGTGCATGCCGTTCATGCCTTCCCTGCCATGCCGTGCCCTgagccctcccagccctgcagaccgGCCGCAGCAGCAGAGCCCGCAGGCAGAGCCGGTGGGACACCCCTGGTGCCCATCACCCTGGCACATGGCCTGCCCACCACCCCCCAGAAGGGTGGCCCAGGTTCAGTCCTGTGCTGGGAACAGAGCTGGGTCCTGGGGGAGGCAACCGGAGCACAAATCAGTCCAACggctttttttaattctcagtgaGGCTtggcccaggcagggcagggataGAGGAGGGCTTCCCGCATTCCCCGGTGGTGCAGGGGGCCACAGCGGGTTGAGGAAGAGAAGGGTGGCACCCACCAGATGGGTTGGAGGGGGGAGAGTGGGGCGTGTTTGTGGGGCACAGGGAAGGCGCAGAGCTGTGCCTCGACACTACAGGCAGCCTAGGGCTCCTGTTGTCCTGTATTTTCCCCTGCAGGCTCCAGCTCTGGAGGGAGCAGCCATGCTCCTTCCCTTGCTCTTGGCGGGGCTGGGttgggaggaaggctgggagcAAGGAGCTGTACCAGCATTCTGCAGCTGGACACCGGCTGGCACCACTGAAGGGATGTGCAAGAAAATCAGGGGCGCATTGGTGCCAGAGGGCCCTGGGGAGATCTCGAGGGAGAAGGCACCCACAGACCCTTTTTTTCCCACACCATCCTGTGCAAACCTCTCCCACCCCTGTGGGTCTCAGCCTGGGTGCAAGCACCTCTCAGGGCACCCATCCAGCACAGAGTCCCAAAACAGCCTCGGTGTCTCACACACTCAACACCCACACCCGTGGATCCACCcatgggcagggagggatgggatgtTTTGGGGGATTGCTGGCACATCCCTGACATAGAAGCCAGCCATCCTCACACCACGAGGGATGCCCTAGCCTTGGCCAGTCCTGATGCTGAACACAGTGGGTGCAATGCATCCAGGGGACAACACGGCCACCACCACCGTGTCCCTGGAGCAGTACTGCTGAGAAAACCAGCCTTTGCATCCCAGCGGGCAGCACAGACAGGCGGGGACCCCTCCATCGCTCCTGCCCCACTGCCCATCATGGGATGGGTGCCACGGTCAGATGGATGCTGGTGGTGAGGAAAGCTGGTCCCAGTCCCCCTGTATCCTCCCACTCTTCAGCAGAGGGATGTCGCGTGGGTGGTGGCCTGGCCTGCCTCTACCTCCTCCAGCTCATACTCCTCGGCATAGGAGAAGGGCAGCCCATTGGCACTGGGCATGGGCTCGCACTCAGTGCTGCGGGTGGTGGCGTGGGTGACGCTGGGTGAGTATTTCCGTGACCACGGCGGGCTGTGGCCAGGGTGGCACATCACCTCCTTGAACATCTCCCGGAAGCGGGTGGACATCAGGTTGTAGAGGATGGGGTTGGCAGCTGAGCTCAGGTAGAAGAAGACGCCTGAGATGATGTGGACGTACTGGAACATGTGGAGCATGTGGCTGGTCCAGGTGGAGATGAAGCTCCAGACGAGGCGGTCAGTGTGGAAGGGGGCCCAGCAGATCCCGaacaccaccaccagcacaaCTGTGGGGAGCCGAGGAGTTGGTGTTACTGGGGGGGATAGGGCTCACCCCCTCAGGGACCTCCAGTCCCTGGCCAAGCACTGCCGTTTTGGCTTTAGCCATAGCAAAGAATAGCCAAaaaagcacaggagagaggggaagggCCCCCCCAGTGCCTTTTTGACTCGccatggaggggctggaggtCTGGACAGGATCTTCCTCCCTCCAtctcctgccagggctgctccaggTACTGCTGCACCGCGCGTCTCTGCTCCCCATCGGCAGGTGGCTGGCACTGCCACAGCCCCGCATCCACACAGCACGGCTGGGGGGATGCCCCTGTGGGCATCCAGGCTCTTGGCACCCCGCCACCTTTGCCGGCAAAGTCCAAGGAGTAAGAGCTATTTGCACCCTCTCCCTGTGCTCtggcttgtggttttttttataatccagCTCTGCTGATGGAAAGGAAGGGGGGTGATGTATAGGTGGTCCTGGGGTCACCAGCCTTGCCATACCTGTAACACGCTGCATGTCTGTGGCACGCGGGGACAGGACTTCCCTCATCCCCTTCCCAGCCCCGGTGCCAGGAGAAGCAGAGTTACCACTTTTCTGGGACGTGGCGGGGaagcagccctggccctgccaaTGGACTAGGCTGGGCAACCCGCCATCGCTGTGCAGTCACGGGGCTGGGAGCACACGGAGGTCAGCGTGCCGGGGAGAGATGGCTACCCAGGggcagccagctcctgctgccaggaAGGGGGCCagaggctgcagggctggagctggggagggggacaagGGTGCAGAGCAGTGGGACAGAGGGATGCTCCAGTCAAGCCTTGGGTCAGTACATCACTGCCCCAGGACAGTCACAGCAGTTGCAGGGCGGGGTAGGAACTGGTCCGTCTTTGGGAAATCCCACCGCCACCAATAGCACATGAGGTCTGGGTTGGGGGACAGgttcccccatcccatcccagctcctTTCCCTTTCTCAGCCAGCACTTTCCTGGAGGAGGGGAGATCTCGTGTCTGGGAGGGAGCTGGCATGAGCAATCCCCACCACTGGACCAGAGCCACCAGATCTGCCTTTGCCCCGACACCCCATGAGTGAGCCCTGCAGCCTTCCTCCAGGACGACCTAGCCTTAGTGCTCTGGACtggccgtgcctcagtttccccccagcaccctcccaacACAGCCTTGGGAGATAGCCCCTGGCTCCGCCCATCCCCAGCATCGGAATTCCCAGCATTGGACTCACACAGCATCTTTGTGACCTGCCTCCTCTTGACTTTCTTCTGCCCCCGGGGGTTGTGGCAGTCGCGGTCACTGCTGGACTTGGCTCCCAAGGCCTccagcatcttttctttcttgagCTGCAGGCCGATGAGCAGGTAGAGGATGGTGATGGTCCCCATGGGCAGGAAGAAGAAGACGACAGTGGTGATCTGGATGATGAGGTTGTAGGTCAAGCGTGGCTTCACCAGGGTGCAGATCTCTGAATCAGGCACCCACCCTCGGCCGGGCACATAGAGAGGCTGCAACCCATGGAGGCTGGTGTTGGGGATGGAGCAGACAACTGACAAGACCCAGATGGTGACGATGACCCTCTTGGCATGGTTCCTGGTCACCACGTACTTGGCCTTGAGCGGGTGCACCACGGCAATATAGCGTTCCACGCTCAGGGCCGTGACGTTGAGGATGGAGGCAAAGCAGACAGCCTCAAAGAGCAGTGTCTTGAAATAGCAGCCGCTGGCGCCCAGCAGGAAGGGGTAGTTGCTCCACATGTCGTACAGCTCCAGCGgcatccccagcagcagcaccagcaggtcGGACACAGCCAGGCTGAACAGGTAGTAGTTGGTGGGCGTCCTCATGAACCGGTGCCGGAGGATGACGATGCAGGTGAGCGTGTTGCCCACAGCCCCCACCACGAAGATCAGCAGGTAGATGACACAGACAGGGACAAAGAAGTTGGACCGTCGAGGTCCCAGGTACTTATCCCGCAGCTGCTCCTCTGTCAGGTTGGCATCCTTGGGGTCGAAGAAGGTCTCTGGGTGAGTTCTGTTGCACAGATCAGGGCTGATGGGCTCCACAACAAAGTCTTGCTGGGGCACGGGGAACTCGGGGCCAGAGCAGTTGACGTAAGGATGCATGGCTGCAGAGAGATGGGGAGGTTTGCAAGATGCTTTCCCAACCCTTctgctgcccctgctccctctgcccctctccttATTGGTGTCAGGGTGTCAGGATGCTGCTGATGCAGCTCTGCATCCTTGCACCCATCCTGCCCCAGCCACAGCCTTTCCTTTGGGAAACCACCCAAAATCTCCCCCTAACATCCCTCCGGGGTTCCCAAGAACCCCTTGCCTCATTTCCCATCCACAAACAGCCCTGGCAAGTCCCCAGCCCACCTTGGCCCTCTCACTCCACCATCCGGGGGGTGCCAGCAGGAgtgtcccctctccctgctcctgaaGCAGAGCAGGACACAGCCCCAAAGCCAACCCCCAAAATTGATCCCAGCTCCAACTCCACCAGCCATGCAGAGGGACTGATGGAGTGACAGTAAAACAGCCAAAGGGAAAACTGATTTTCCAACCCAAGAAGGACTTACGGCTTTTGGGGAAGCTCCAGATGAAGGCTGAGATCCCACCAGCCCTGCACCAGACAGGGTATGACTGGGGAGGGAGTGTGGGAGGGGATGGAGACTTCACTGCCTTAAGAGGCAGACTAATGAAATCCTGCTGCTGTTGTCCCTCGGAGCTCAGCTCAGAGAAGCCTCCTCCCCTTATCCACCTTCTCCCTCTCGTCCTCTGTTAGCGGAGAGGCTGGCAGGTGAgccggggggtgccgggggctTCCTTTCCCACTGTAGGGCAAACAAAGCCGGTGCTGAGACCCTACCCCTGCCGGGGGCTGGCTCCTCGTTCGCAAAGCAGCACTGCTGAAAAGATGCTcttcagaaagagagaagaaatgtttAAGTAATAAACTCCATTAACTCTCTAAGAGAGTCCCGGGCTAGAGCGGCGCGGCCATCTCCAGCTCCACCAGCAGCCTTCGCAATGAAGGGATTTGCCACTTGCGTGGCCTCCGTGGTAAAGCATCGATCAGCCCTGCTGCCATCCTGTCCCTGCCAGGCGTGGGGGCCCACGCAGCGCCCAGTTGTCTGGGCTCATCTGGGGGAGTTGCAGATAGACCCAGCGGCTTCCTGGGGTCTCCCTGCTTCCAGATGTGCAACCCCTGGGTCACCCGAATCACTCCCCCGTGGAGCAGGTGGCTCCAGCCGGCTCCCGTCCCACTTTGGTGCAAGAAAGTTGCTGTGCTCCCAGCATCACCCCTCGCTCTGCACCGGGGTctgctccctccctgcacccggtgtctgtctgtgtgtctgtctgtctgcactCCCGCCTGTCCTCTGCACCGGCACCCGGTCCTGctgataccccccccccccccccccccgccgctctcAGGGCAACGCTCCTGCTCCGTAGCTGTGCACAGACCCATGCATACACGCATACACACCCACGCGTGTATGCACACATGCACTTCCATGCCCACAGACATGCCCACACCTATGCATGCACgcagatgcacacacacacacacactcacgcgTTCCTGAGCCCCACGGACGCGTGGCAGGGCGGCGTGTCCCCGCTCCACCCGCGGCTCCTCTCTCCTCCAACACGTACTTTCCCGGTCCGAGCCCAGCCTGGAGCCGGCGGAGCCCACGGGCGCCCACTCCCACTCCCGCCCCCGAGCCCGCATCCCGCGGGCGGCCCCTCCTCGCCTCCCCCGCCTGCGGAGGAGAAGGGCTGACGGCCGCGGAGCGCGGCGGGGGGCTCCGTGGCTCCGCCACGACCGGGATTTCCAGCCCGCCCCGGCACCCCGGGGtgataccgggggggggggggggggggggggctgtgcctggCGGGGAAGGGGTCGGAGTAAGGGGGGAGGCGGCTGCACATCGCTCCGCAGCTCTGTGAGACGGCAGAGGGCACGGCCACCCCGCGGGACGGGCAGGCACCCGTGGGCACGGGTACAGGCATCGGTCCCTTCACTCCCTCCGAAGGTGACAGGGCCCGGGGGGACCCAGTCCTCCTCTCTCTGGAGATGACACCTTGAAGGGGTCTGGCATCCCCGGGACCCTCCTCCATTCAGCCTGTCCCAGCGCCATCCTCATCGTGCACAGAGGTGTTTGGCTGAGCCAGGCAGGATGGAGCTGGAAGAGGCTCCGGCAGGGCTGGATTCAAGTAGGTGGGACAGGGAGCTTGGAGAAAGAGCCTGGAGAGACCTGCCGGGAGATGCCTGCCTCCAGGTCTGTGCCCACTCCCACCCAGGCTGAGCCCTGGCACAGCTCACTGCACCACCGAGCACTGCACCTGCAGCTGGGCTGTGAGGAGCTGCCTGGATCCAGTGGCCTCCAGCACCAGGACACTGCCCCTGGGGTCCTGCACCCCCAAATTCCCCTCCTGATGCCAGAGCACACAGCAGTCAGGAGCAGCACAGCTCACTCCTGTTCCCTCCCATGGCCcgagggggaaactgaggcaccaagTTCCCAGTGGTACCCTCCTTCCCGGGAGGCTCAGTGCCCGCAGGAGCACTGCCTCACCGGTGTTGCAGAGGAAAGCAAATAGGGCCTGGCTGCAATCAGAGATGGTTGGCAGCATGTGGCTGGGCACAAACATCCCCAAGGTCACCAGGCACAGCCTGGCACTGGGGCAGAGCACTGAGCACAGCTCCTGCTCAGGAGCCACCCATGTGGACCGCACACCCTGGCACACCGCCCCAGAGCACCcttgggctgtggggtgctggctGTGGGGGACATGGCACCCCATTTCCCTGCTGGCTGGTGAAATAAAGCCAAAGGAGAGCAGCAGGGGACAGTGCCCAGGGAGAAAGGGGTAGCAGATGGGGACAATGTGCTCAGACCAGCCCAAGTGATCCCCCAAAGCCCTGGAGACATTTTTCCTCCCCAGTTTAATAAGACACAAAGACCCTAAAATCTTTGAGAGTGGCTGGCCTGGCCTCTGCACACCCTGCTCCTCTGCATGGGCTGGCAGCAAAGGCAAAAACGGTCCACAGCCTCCCTGACCCATGGCCCGCTGTGCTGGAGCAATGGATCCAtgcccagctctgtccctgctgGGGGACAGTGATGGGGGGGGCAGGCAAGAAGGCCATGAGGATGCCAATGGAGCCATCACTATGGCACTGCACACCAGTGCCAGCCCCAAAGGGCCACGTGTCCAGGTCTGTAGTGGAACTCGATGCTTTTGCTCAAAGAAATTTCATAGCAGGCGAGGGCTCATAGGACAAGACCAGCAAAGCTCTGGGCCAGCTTGGTAGCCCTAAGCtggccctgcccctgctcccagcagcaaaCTGGCTGCAAACAgaggggagctggcagagcaAACACACAGAGGGCAGGAAAGGTCCAGGGCTGCCCTGAGATGAGACTTTCTCAGTAAATCATCTCCCACAGCAGAGGAGAGATGCTACTGAAGTCAAAGGGCTGGAGGGTAAATGGGTGTAAACAAGACATTAcacgagggaaaaaaaacccaacaagctgGAAATAGCATCAGAaactgggagggagaagaggtgctGCCTGCTCCTACAGGAGTGACAAAGGCAACGAAACCTCATCCCTTCTGGGGATGGAGACATGCTAAAACACGGGGGTTGCAGTGCTGGTGACAGCAGGGACAGGACCCAGGGACAGCAGCCAGGCGATGCTGACAGGGATTTGGTAGGGCTGCTTTGGCAGAtgccaggtgtcctggtttcagtggACACCAGGATGAGCGATGGTGCTGGCACATTGCAGGCCACAGCACCTGGGTGGTGGAGCCAGAAATGGTAGCTGACGGGCATGGATGTCAGTCGCTGCCTCCGGATGGTGCGCAGGCTGCTTTTTCCCTGGGGGATGCCCAAGGCAGGGCGCAGGTCTGTGCTGGTGCAGAGGCAGGTTGTACCATACCGCTGAGGTGTCAGGAGCCTGAGCAAAAGCCCACTTGAGAAATTGCATCAGGGGACGAAGCATTCCTGGAAATATCTCTCTCATTCTccatcctttctctctcccttccaaCCCTCATCTGCCTCCCTTCATTTTCTGGCCACCGTGCTTAGCACACACACATAGCTGGCTCCCAGCACagtcccagctgctccccaggctcTGTGCACTGTGGC comes from the Accipiter gentilis chromosome 6, bAccGen1.1, whole genome shotgun sequence genome and includes:
- the NMUR1 gene encoding neuromedin-U receptor 1 — its product is MHPYVNCSGPEFPVPQQDFVVEPISPDLCNRTHPETFFDPKDANLTEEQLRDKYLGPRRSNFFVPVCVIYLLIFVVGAVGNTLTCIVILRHRFMRTPTNYYLFSLAVSDLLVLLLGMPLELYDMWSNYPFLLGASGCYFKTLLFEAVCFASILNVTALSVERYIAVVHPLKAKYVVTRNHAKRVIVTIWVLSVVCSIPNTSLHGLQPLYVPGRGWVPDSEICTLVKPRLTYNLIIQITTVVFFFLPMGTITILYLLIGLQLKKEKMLEALGAKSSSDRDCHNPRGQKKVKRRQVTKMLFVLVVVFGICWAPFHTDRLVWSFISTWTSHMLHMFQYVHIISGVFFYLSSAANPILYNLMSTRFREMFKEVMCHPGHSPPWSRKYSPSVTHATTRSTECEPMPSANGLPFSYAEEYELEEVEAGQATTHATSLC